One Candida dubliniensis CD36 chromosome 1, complete sequence genomic region harbors:
- a CDS encoding DNA-binding protein, SET3 histone deacetylase complex subunit, putative (Similar to S. cerevisiae SNT1;~Similar to C. albicans SNT1) has translation MSSSNSSGGGGPPSSRYNNDFLDYGKQRRKNFYSSNLTSSTSPTTISSNPNSNTHLSSNSVPGLSRRDFKNNGPGSTSIPHSKDSNSIPITSRNGSYSSSSHYSNYGNYHDYYPGNGRNDTWRKSSGGVGDTRLTASHSSNAPGSGSSTSSSSSSAALSSSYQQYRPNGDYRIKDRYDSYTGHEGPINTSKWKMSRSSVGSRYSAKDRMRGKQSSFTSGSNSIPLGSSSLVNSTNYRSVSGGDSYYGSGRSNGYSSSMNSLYSNPKAVDRYSSLSKNGGYSKPRDYKYRYVNKDYNRSTLITPVDKDLKKEYEDRDSPAPRDEDDEEAEGDEEEEEEEEEDDDSKLDHDDIIQTAETKKETTENKLESDKSDETKAVLENGLESKDMKTETEHEHEPEPETKAEIKPESKPIDQRIEPVENPTLEVTVGYKPTPEMIKKATLEAATHLCKYPLTKIESEFEELKKKFSQETKHNESGANYLKYSLARPIADFHDFPFFSNNYRSFVESKDTLIEYFQKKHNAINTKRNRLWNEYKKGLQLWETEQLKMDQQLRVLHPPNDEMRREIDSSDNRKQYQQQQQQQQQQQQQQQQQQQFNDSNSGGNIHFSSRRNRRHGDLVTTEAEFQEILLSLGQEDDENPLVKAERVAAKIPDMILDPVKRDKILFMDSNNIVRDKNEWAQRVKHDFMNNFSEREHELFCEGFCLHPKRFGAIARHMGGLRSASECVVHYYMTKKKVNYKELLIKSRKKSKPRRKQKAAKKEVVVPVNTNVEPGETEIELPPSSIIPVEQLVTEELYTETGRRKRAAAPVFDGKEKEKEKEKKKQRKDGASVVVVNEPASVHTVIADTTITTPTTATVMTTPNPTYVNTINNVNDSNPVAMNIPIAGSAINTTEVPVQPTIIEENKDNKRKVISSYWSITEANAFPKLLEEFGMNWGLISDKLATKSTTMVRNYFQRNAEKNGWDAIVANQKSSKMSIMSLLN, from the coding sequence ATGTCATCCTCAAACTCATCTGGTGGAGGAGGACCACCGTCATCACGATATAATAACGACTTTCTAGATTATGGCAAACAACGAaggaaaaatttttattcgTCAAACTTAACCTCATCAACGTCACCtacaacaatatcatccaacccaaattcaaatacaCATCTATCATCTAATAGCGTGCCAGGACTATCGCGACgagatttcaaaaataatgGGCCTGGTTCAACATCTATACCACATCTGAAAGACTCAAATTCAATACCAATAACATCACGAAATGGCTCTtattcatcatcttcacaTTATAGTAATTATGGAAACTATCATGATTATTACCCAGGAAACGGACGTAATGACACATGGAGAAAATCCAGTGGTGGAGTTGGAGACACCCGTTTAACTGCATCACATTCCTCTAATGCACCAGGGTCAGGATCATCAACATCGTcgtcttcatcatcagcagcattatcatcatcttaTCAACAATACAGACCAAATGGAGATTATAGAATAAAAGATCGTTATGACTCATACACTGGTCATGAAGGACCTATCAATACTAGTAAATGGAAAATGAGTCGAAGTTCAGTGGGTTCACGATATTCAGCAAAAGATAGAATGCGTGGCAAACAATCGTCGTTTACTTCTGGAAGTAACAGTATACCTTTAGGGTCGTCCTCATTGGTGAACAGTACTAATTATCGAAGTGTTAGTGGAGGTGATTCGTATTATGGAAGTGGTAGAAGTAATGGATACAGTTCGTCAATGAACTCATTGTATTCAAACCCAAAAGCTGTGGACAGATATTCATCTTTACTGAAGAATGGTGGTTATTCAAAGCCAAGAGACTATAAATATAGATACGTGAATAAAGATTACAACCGAAGCACTTTGATTACTCCTGTGGATAAGGACTTGAAGAAAGAATACGAAGATAGGGATTCACCTGCACCAAGAGATGAAGACGATGAGGAGGCTGAAGGAgatgaagaggaagaggaagaggaagaagaggatGATGATAGTAAACTAGATCATGATGATATTATACAAACTGCTGAAACAAAGAAGGAAACAACTGAGAACAAATTGGAGTCAGATAAGTCCGATGAAACCAAGGCTGTATTGGAAAATGGATTGGAGTCAAAAGACATGAAGACAGAAACTGAACATGAACATGAACCTGAACCTGAGACGAAGGCAGAGATAAAGCCCGAATCAAAACCAATAGATCAGAGAATTGAGCCAGTTGAAAATCCTACTTTAGAGGTGACAGTTGGATATAAACCCACACCAGAAATGATTAAGAAAGCAACATTAGAAGCTGCAACACACCTTTGCAAGTATCCGTTAACAAAGATAGAATCAGAATTTGAAgagttgaagaaaaagttcTCACAAGAAACTAAACATAATGAAAGTGGTGCCAACTATTTGAAGTATTCCCTTGCTCGACCGATTGCTGATTTTCATGattttccctttttttcaaacaattaTAGAAGTTTTGTTGAATCAAAAGACACTctaattgaatattttcaaaagaaGCACAATGCAATCAATACAAAGAGAAATCGTTTGTGGAATGAATACAAAAAGGGATTGCAATTATGGGAGACtgaacaattaaaaatggACCAACAACTACGTGTTTTGCATCCACCGAACGATGAAATGAGACGAGAGATAGATTCGAGTGATAACCGgaaacaatatcaacagcaacaacaacagcaacagcaacaacaacaacagcaacagcaacagcaacaatttaatgattcaaaTTCGGGAGGCaatattcatttttcttctcGTCGTAATAGAAGACATGGTGATTTGGTAACTACTGAAGCAGAATTTCAGGagattttattatcattggGTCAAGAGGATGATGAGAACCCATTAGTTAAAGCAGAAAGAGTTGCTGCTAAGATTCCTGATATGATCTTGGATCCTGTTAAACGTgataaaatattgtttatgGATTCAAACAATATTGTAAGAGACAAAAATGAATGGGCACAACGAGTAAAACATGACTTTATGAATAATTTTTCCGAAAGAGAACATGAATTGTTTTGCGAAGGGTTTTGCTTGCATCCTAAACGTTTTGGTGCTATTGCCAGGCACATGGGTGGTTTGAGAAGTGCTTCTGAATGTGTGGTTCATTATTATATGACGAAGAAAAAAGTTAATTACAAGGAATTATTGATCAAGTCGAGgaagaaatcaaaaccaCGGAGAAAACAGAAAGCCGCCAAGAAAGAAGTTGTCGTTCCAGTAAACACCAATGTCGAACCTGGCGAGACTGAAATAGAATTGCCTCCATCTAGTATTATTCCGGTAGAACAGTTAGTTACAGAAGAGTTATACACGGAAACAGGTCGTAGAAAGCGTGCAGCGGCTCCTGTTTTTGATGgtaaagaaaaggaaaaagagaaagagaaaaagaaacaaagaaagGATGGGGCAAgtgtggttgttgttaatgaaCCAGCATCCGTTCATACTGTTATTGCCGATACTACTATCACTACACCAACCACGGCAACTGTTATGACTACACCTAATCCTACATATGTGAATACTATTAATAATGTTAATGATTCGAATCCAGTTGCTATGAATATTCCTATTGCTGGTAGTGCTATAAATACTACTGAAGTTCCAGTACAACCTacaattattgaagaaaacaaagatAACAAACGTAAGGTGATTTCAAGCTATTGGAGTATCACTGAAGCTAATGCATTCccaaaattattagaagaatTTGGGATGAATTGGGGATTGATCTCTGACAAGTTGGcaacaaaatcaaccaCCATGGTTCGTAATTATTTTCAACGTAATGCAGAAAAAAATGGTTGGGATGCTATAGTTGCCAATCAGAAAAGTTCGAAAATGTCAATCATGAGTTTGTTGAATTAG
- a CDS encoding alanyl-tRNA synthetase-related protein, putative — translation MTVTTTGTTTAIVGALACQKNSFLKTFKTKVVSSYEFIPPPTAKDKQNKNNNKKKKDSPPCKEFGVELEDTILFPEGGGQPYDKGTITILPDNKIIEVKSVLRDKLKAVHLVNELIEPGTQVSLNIDWNRRIDIMQQHTGQHLLSAVFDTYELETLSWSMGEDINYIELPTKITQELIIEVQNKVNQLIVEAIPITVVTPDQHGHEIDVSHLPDDYDLSKGIIRIVKIGELDANPCCGTHLTSTAQIQSIVLLHQSPIRGGHSRLYFTCGGRVANYLRKEHEILRNVSTNQLSCAIEVVEEKVELLSLNYKKANSTLNNLLKELASIEANKIFQKFKNDHNNKLAYVYRADLPEYLTSVQKELTTLINEDKTGDVDISNNQTLVLLSGAAPNGGTIKISGPKAEELQVELKSKLSNLKGGGKGSSFQGKITKFEKGELEAVLKYLDSKL, via the coding sequence ATGACAGTAACTACAACAGGAACAACCACAGCAATTGTAGGTGCATTAGCATGTCAAAAGaattcatttttgaaaactttcAAAACCAAAGTTGTTTCAAGTTATGAATTCATTCCTCCACCAACAGCCAAGgacaaacaaaacaaaaacaacaacaagaaaaagaaagattcCCCTCCTTGTAAAGAATTCGGGGTAGAATTAGAAGATACAATTTTGTTTCCTGAAGGTGGTGGTCAACCATATGATAAGGGAACTATCACAATATTACCCGATAATAAGATCATTGAAGTCAAATCAGTATTACGAGATAAATTAAAAGCAGTTCATTTAGTTAATGAACTAATTGAACCGGGGACTCAAGtatcattaaatattgattggAATAGAAGAATAGATATTATGCAACAACACACTGGTCAACATTTATTATCAGCAGTATTTGATACTTATGAATTAGAAACTTTAAGTTGGTCAATGGGTGAagatataaattatattgaattaCCCACAAAAATAACtcaagaattgattatagAAGTTCAAAATAAagttaatcaattgattgttgaaGCTATCCCCATTACAGTTGTTACTCCTGATCAACATGGAcatgaaattgatgtttcTCATTTACctgatgattatgatttatCTAAGGGGATCATTAGAATTGTGAAAATTGGTGAATTAGATGCTAATCCATGTTGTGGAACTCATTTAACATCAACAGCACAAATCCAATCAATTGTATTATTACATCAATCTCCTATTAGAGGTGGCCATTCTCGATTATATTTCACTTGTGGTGGTCGAGTTGCCAATTATTTACGTAAAGAACATGAAATTTTAAGAAATGTTTCGACTAATCAATTATCTTGTGCTATTGAAGTCgtagaagaaaaagttgaGTTATTAAGTTTAAACTATAAAAAGGCAAATTCTAcattgaataatttattaaaagaattagcATCAATTGAAGCtaataaaattttccaaaagtttaaaaatgaccacaataataaattagcTTATGTATATCGAGCTGATCTTCCAGAATATTTAACATCGGttcaaaaagaattaacGACCTTGATTAATGAAGATAAAACTGGTGATGTTGATAtatcaaacaatcaaacCCTTGTTTTATTAAGTGGTGCTGCACCTAATGGTGGAACTATTAAAATATCAGGTCCCAAAGCAGAAGAATTACAAGTTGAATTGAAACTGAAATTATCTAACTTAAAAGGAGGTGGTAAAGGTTCGTCATTTCAAGGTAAAATAactaaatttgaaaaaggtGAATTGGAGGCAGTGTTGAAATATTTAGACTCAAAGTTGTAG
- a CDS encoding CBS/PB1 domain-containing protein, whose protein sequence is MAPPTSLDSRQRQSRRDDAIRKRIENDLRKKKASTSTSTRRSRGAPGTVLWLKPGEPIICKPTATVYEVAQLMTARRENCVLVVNEIGELLGIFTAKDVAFRIVGSGLNATQVTIDTIMTKNPICANATDPAGDALNLMVEKGFRHLPVLDEKSQIVGVLDITKSYAQQMEKLERMHSSSKKLHEALDSVHNEIGVNEQPHHVYQYFETLKNKMNGPTLEDALDANTVPTYVNVKASVHEATMLMKENRTTAVLVKDTNEQVAGIFTSKDVVLRVIAAGLDPKKCSVVRVMTPQPDVAPIGLPVQDALRKMFDGHYLNLPVVANEGDIIGVVEVLKLTHITLNQIKQLETSDTSNGSTAVESTNEGPAWNKFWTSLDNTDGDTESAHSDSLMETSHGSATAPDITPSEFHSFNVDIKPSDSVSYVNSSPLKASSFKMTSSMTVDEIPFIFKFKSPGIEGRVHRITLKASDGIIKLRELMNEKLHEKDFAFLNVPKPDENSSTQETYAISYVDDEGDVVSITSDSDLAECIRINLNLQNDKADLYLHNPHEPAPIENIKLIHKSGKNRHVNADNSLLFGIPNEILIPSALAVLGASVILGFTLSKK, encoded by the coding sequence ATGGCTCCACCAACTAGTTTGGATTCAAGACAAAGACAATCAAGAAGGGACGATGCAATTAGAAAAcgtattgaaaatgatttgagaaagaaaaaggcAAGCACTTCTACTAGcacaagaagaagtagaGGTGCCCCAGGAACAGTTTTATGGTTAAAACCTGGTGAACCAATTATTTGTAAACCAACAGCCACTGTTTATGAAGTCGCCCAATTAATGACAGCAAGAAGAGAAAACTGTGTTTTGGTTGTTAATGAAATAGGTGAATTATTGGGTATTTTCACCGCTAAAGATGTTGCCTTTAGAATTGTTGGATCTGGTCTTAATGCCACACAAGTGACTATAGACACAATAATGACCAAGAATCCTATTTGTGCCAATGCCACTGATCCAGCTGGTGATGCCTTAAATTTGATGGTGGAAAAGGGGTTCCGTCATTTACCAGTGTTGGATGAAAAACTGCAAATTGTTGGTGTTCTTGATATCACAAAATCATATGCTCAACAAATGGAGAAATTGGAAAGAATGCATAGTTCATCCAAAAAATTACACGAAGCATTAGATTCAGTTCataatgaaattggtgTTAATGAACAGCCTCATCATGTTTACCAATATTTCGAaactttgaaaaacaaaatgaacGGACCAACATTGGAAGATGCATTAGATGCCAACACTGTACCCACATATGTAAATGTCAAAGCATCGGTACATGAAGCCACCATGttaatgaaagaaaatagaACCACGGCTGTTTTGGTTAAGGATACAAATGAACAAGTAGCAGGGATTTTCACATCTAAAGATGTTGTTTTAAGAGTCATTGCTGCTGGTTTGGATCCTAAAAAATGTTCTGTTGTCAGAGTCATGACTCCACAACCCGATGTTGCACCAATTGGTTTACCAGTTCAAGATGCCTTGCGGAAAATGTTTGATGgtcattatttgaatttaccTGTAGTTGCCAACGAAGGAGATATCATTGGCGTTGTTgaagttttgaaattgacaCACATTACCTTGAACCAAATTAAACAACTTGAAACTAGTGATACAAGCAATGGATCAACTGCAGTGGAATCTACTAATGAAGGTCCAGCCTGGAACAAGTTCTGGACTTCTTTGGACAATACTGATGGTGATACAGAATCAGCACATTCTGATTCATTAATGGAAACAAGCCATGGTAGTGCTACTGCTCCTGATATCACTCCTTCTgaatttcattcttttaATGTTGACATTAAGCCATCTGATTCAGTATCATACGTCAACTCTTCCCCTCTTAAGGCTTCTTCATTCAAGATGACGTCTTCAATGACAGTTGATGAAATACCATTTATTTTCAAGTTTAAATCTCCAGGAATCGAAGGAAGGGTTCATCGTATAACTTTGAAAGCCAGTGATGGGATTATCAAATTAAGAGAATTGatgaatgaaaaattacatgaaaaagattttgCTTTTTTGAATGTCCCTAAACCAGACgaaaattcatcaacacAAGAAACTTATGCCATAAGCtatgttgatgatgaaggaGATGTGGTATCAATCACTTCTGATAGTGATTTAGCTGAATGTATaagaatcaatttgaatttacaaaatgaCAAAGCTGATTTATATCTCCATAATCCTCATGAACCAGcaccaattgaaaatattaaactCATTCACAAATCTGGTAAAAATCGTCATGTTAATGCTGATAATAGTTTGCTTTTCGGTATACctaatgaaattttaattcCTAGTGCTCTTGCTGTTTTAGGAGCATCTGTTATTTTGGGATTCACTCTTagtaaaaaataa
- a CDS encoding vacuolar ATPase assembly integral membrane protein, putative (Similar to S. cerevisiae VMA12;~Similar to C. albicans VPH2) codes for MTSFELTPTLRDTINGSSLSKDEKLQLLSNSYLTHTDLIKFYQTCHPTSTLLELIRQTKLYIPPYKSYKQPKTAEFIKTMEKLRLEAKEQEYRRLINPTPQYSTLYDKKLEDYDSTPTPQQASKELKNQLSTIINVFISVGSVSYAIWYWTETSWGLPVSYRVLLSVFFGLLVLVAEVVVYMGYINKIEEARDKERKKKEVKKVVRSINLKLD; via the coding sequence ATGACAAGTTTTGAATTGACTCCCACATTAAGGGATACCATCAATGGATCATCTTTAAGTAAAGATGAGAAATTGCAATTATTATCCAATTCATACTTAACTCACACcgatttaatcaaattctaTCAAACTTGTCACCCAACATCCACTCTATTGGAATTGATTCGACAAACCAAATTATATATACCACCATACAAATCATACAAGCAACCAAAGACTGCAGAATTCATAAAAACAATGGAAAAACTCCGTCTTGAAGCAAAGGAACAAGAATATAGACGATTGATTAACCCCACACCTCAATATTCGACTTTATatgataaaaaattggagGATTATGATCTGACTCCAACTCCACAACAAGCACTGaaggaattgaaaaatcaattaagtACAATTATAAATGTTTTCATTAGTGTTGGTAGTGTATCATATGCCATTTGGTATTGGACAGAAACATCTTGGGGGTTACCAGTTAGTTATAGAGTGTTGTTGAGTGTGTTTTTCGGTCTTTTAGTGTTGGTTGCTGAAGTTGTTGTATATATGGGATACATTAATAAAATCGAAGAAGCAAGGGATAAagaaaggaagaagaaagaagtaAAGAAAGTTGTTAGAAGtattaatttgaaattggattAA
- a CDS encoding dehydrodolichyl diphosphate synthetase, putative (spliced gene;~Similar to S. cerevisiae SRT1;~Similar to C. albicans SRT1) has product MSSGPFYRSYSFNALWALVFKFPLFAYFVGFIEDFVISIIKTGPIPKHIAMIMDGNRTYAKKHRLPLKEGHFAGANALVKVLEVCYKVGIEQVTIYAFSLENFNRSKEEVDTLFALLRDKLKVMSEHEDSYARYNKVRIRIIGNRSFIPEDILKDLENVEETTKDFGSKKTLNVCFPYTARDEITYAVKSIASKRVSGELNNRNKITTKTIEKNFYFGDDVPPLDILIRTSGHTRLSDFLLWQCTTECTIEFPDVLWPDFGFISIMSILFKWSYYRTIQIEEEAIRGKEPRVQEVIPPVLLKELPNPPPATSVI; this is encoded by the exons ATGTCATCGGGTCCATTTTATCGATCATATTCGTTTAATGCGTTATGGGCGcttgttttcaaatttccTTTATTTGCTTATTTTGTTGGATTTATTGAAGATTTCGTTATTTCCATCATCAAGACAGGTCCAATTCCTAAACATATTGCTATGATTATGGATGGGAATAGAACTTACGCAAAGAAACATCGATTACCATTGAAAGAAGGTCATTTTGCAGGTGCCAATGCATTAGTTAAA GTGCTTGAAGTTTGTTATAAAGTTGGTATTGAACAAGTTACTATTTATGCATTTTCActtgaaaatttcaatagGTCTAAAGAGGAAGTTGATACTTTGTTTGCGTTATTGCGTGATAAACTCAAAGTTATGTCAGAACATGAAGATCTGTATGCTAGATATAATAAAGTTCGAATTAGAATCATTGGTAATCGATCATTTATTCCTGAAGATATTTTGAAAGACTTGGAAAATGTGGAAGAAACCACGAAAGATTTTGGGTCTAAGAAAACTTTGAATGTTTGCTTCCCCTATACTGCTCGTGATGAAATTACTTATGCTGTTAAATCTATTGCTAGTAAAAGAGTCTCAGGAGAACTTAATAATCGTAATAAAATTACCACTAAAACCATTGAgaagaatttttattttggaGATGATGTACCTCCTTTGGATATTCTAATTCGTACTAGTGGTCATACTCGATTAAGTGATTTTTTACTTTGGCAATGTACTACTGAATGTACTATTGAATTTCCGGATGTGTTATGGCCAGATTTTGGGTTTATTAGTATCATGtcaattttgtttaaatGGAGTTATTATAGAACTATTCAAATTGAGGAAGAGGCAATACGTGGGAAAGAACCTCGTGTCCAGGAAGTTATTCCACCAGTATTACTAAAAGAATTACCGAACCCTCCACCTGCTACATCAGTTATTTAA
- a CDS encoding ribosome biogenesis protein BRX1 (Similar to S. cerevisiae BRX1;~Similar to C. albicans BRX1): MSAIYKALQSKSSKETSEKTKHINRQRLLVISSRGITYRHRHLIQDLLSLLPHARKEPKFDSKKNLHQLNEVAELYNCNNIFFFECRKHQDLYLWISKPPNGPTLKFHIQNLHTLDELNFTGNCLKGSRPILSFDKSFLENDHYKLLKEMFLQTFGVPPNARKSKPFIDHVMTFSIVDGKIWIRNYQINETLDVKENDKNEDGDDDVDVDQLNLVEIGPRLVLTLITVLEGSFSGPKIYENKQYVSPNFVRAQLKQQAADQAKARSQAALERRIKKRNQVLKADPLSNDALFK; encoded by the coding sequence ATGTCGGCTATTTATAAGGCATTACAATCCAAATCATCTAAGGAAACATCTGAAAAAACCAAACATATTAATAGACAAAGATTATTGGTGATATCATCTCGTGGTATTACTTATAGACATCGTCATTTAATTcaagatttattatcattattaccTCATGCTAGAAAAGAAccaaaatttgattctaaaaaaaatttacatcaattaaatgaaGTTGCTGAATTATAcaattgtaataatatttttttctttgaatgTAGAAAACATCaagatttatatttatggATTTCAAAACCACCAAATGGTCCAACTttaaaatttcatattcaaaatttacATACTTTAgatgaattaaatttcACTGGGAATTGCTTAAAAGGTTCAAGACCAATTTTAAGTTTTGATAAAAGttttttagaaaatgatcattataaattattaaaagaaatgtTTCTTCAAACATTTGGAGTTCCACCAAATGCtagaaaatcaaaaccaTTTATTGATCATGTTATGACTTTTTCTATAGTTGATGGGAAAATTTGGATTCgtaattatcaaattaatgaaaCTTTGGAtgttaaagaaaatgataagAATGaagatggtgatgatgatgttgatgttgatcaattgaatttagtAGAAATTGGACCAAGATTAGTATTAACTTTAATCACAGTTTTAGAAGGATCATTTTCAGGGCCTAAGATTtatgaaaataaacaatatgtTTCACCAAACTTTGTTAGAGctcaattgaaacaacaagCTGCTGATCAAGCAAAGGCAAGATCTCAAGCTGCTTtggaaagaagaattaaaaagaGAAACCAAGTTTTGAAAGCTGATCCATTGTCCAATGATGCATTATTTAAATAG
- a CDS encoding mitochondrial 37S ribosomal protein MRPS9 (Similar to C. albicans MRPS9;~Similar to S. cerevisiae MRPS9), translating to MALRLITRFRGLHIPQRSFHQSTFRLNEPIQSTTTTTTTTTTTTDEIQTTTKPRFQSRFRRNQPQHQQKRAPYTSSQVTENLTIGEINRVRTVPTLMTYYGGNPVHEDNMNRLRAVLKKYQQLPIRVVPDREIQNQKFIGFDDYLEKTQSGTRVKKIRYRELINLLNRLRTIDLELMPIEVSEILSEYTSKSVSKITQLTREKTLDCFGRARTQAKRKSSIAKIYLVKGEGEVLVNGKSLIEFFPNIYARKNILYPFQVVEQEGKYNVFAQVTGGGYTGQSEAIMYAIAKALVVFNPLLKPRLSKAGLTKSDTRIVERKKPGKVKARKSPTWVKR from the coding sequence atggCATTACGACTTATAACCAGATTTAGAGGGTTGCATATACCTCAAAGATCATTTCATCAATCTACTTTTAGACTTAATGAACCTATTCAATCAAcaactaccaccaccaccacaacaacaacaacaaccgaTGAAATAcaaaccaccaccaaaccTCGTTTCCAATCAAGATTCCGTCGTAATCAAccacaacatcaacaaaaacGGGCTCCATATACATCTTCACAAGTAACTGAGAATTTGACCATAGGAGAAATCAATCGTGTAAGAACTGTACCTACCTTAATGACCTATTATGGTGGTAATCCGGTTCATGAAGATAATATGAATAGATTACGTGCtgttttaaaaaaatatcaacaattaccAATTAGAGTAGTACCTGATAgagaaattcaaaatcaaaaattcattggatttgatgattatttagAAAAAACTCAATCAGGAACTAGAGTTAAAAAGATCCGTTATCGTGAATTAATCAATCTTTTAAATAGATTAAGAACTATTGATTTAGAATTAATGCCTATTGAAGTATCAGAAATATTATCGGAATATACTAGTAAATCAGTGAGTAAAATTACTCAATTGACTCGTGAAAAAACTTTGGATTGTTTTGGTAGAGCTAGAACTCAAGCTAAAAGAAAACTGTCAATTGCTAAAATTTATCTTGTTAAAGGTGAAGGTGAAGTATTAGTTAATGggaaatcattaattgaatttttccCTAATATTTATGCTAgaaaaaatattctttatCCATTTCAAGTTGTTGAACAAGAAGGGAAATATAATGTTTTCGCTCAAGTCACTGGTGGTGGATATACTGGACAAAGTGAAGCCATTATGTATGCCATTGCTAAAGCATTGGTGGTGTTTAACCCATTATTGAAACCAAGATTATCTAAAGCTGGATTAACGAAGAGCGATACAAGAATTGTCGAAAGAAAGAAACCTGGTAAGGTTAAAGCTAGAAAATCTCCAACTTGGGTCAAACGTTAG